Proteins encoded by one window of Shewanella avicenniae:
- a CDS encoding aldose epimerase family protein has protein sequence MVRCTVLDPWLDPRGGQVERVRVDNGTLAIEVLSLGAIIRCLWVPDRNGDRANVVLGCDSVADYLTQQAWIGSVAGRYANRIKNGQIHYDGQTYQLDTNLDGHCLHGGSEGFHRRHWDIGILPDGVRLSLVSADGDMGFPGNCVVQLDYRLVGHNLFVEFTASSDKACPISLTQHSYFNLDKSDTINQHWLQVSAPNLLKPDADKLPLELISLTDSPFDLRGPKKIEPLLQQHPDGIDHCYVLDCAANGLQKAAQLMAPKSGRRLTLHTNQPGLQVYTGNYIEGIIGRKQQPLRAHQALCLEPQMLPDAPNQPQLGDPWITPGKLYHHISRYEFDTIN, from the coding sequence ATGGTACGATGTACCGTATTAGATCCGTGGCTAGACCCTCGTGGCGGCCAAGTTGAACGTGTACGAGTTGATAACGGCACACTGGCCATTGAGGTCCTGAGTTTAGGCGCCATTATTCGCTGTCTGTGGGTACCTGATCGCAACGGCGATCGCGCCAACGTGGTACTCGGTTGTGATTCGGTAGCTGACTACTTAACCCAGCAAGCGTGGATCGGCAGCGTGGCGGGACGCTATGCCAACCGTATCAAAAATGGCCAAATCCACTATGACGGCCAAACTTATCAACTCGATACCAATCTTGATGGCCACTGTTTACATGGCGGCAGTGAAGGCTTTCATCGTCGCCATTGGGATATTGGCATACTGCCAGATGGCGTCAGGCTGAGCTTAGTCAGCGCAGATGGCGATATGGGCTTTCCCGGTAACTGTGTGGTGCAACTCGATTATCGCTTGGTGGGTCATAACCTGTTCGTTGAATTCACCGCCTCCAGCGACAAAGCCTGCCCGATCAGCCTCACCCAACACAGCTATTTCAATCTCGATAAAAGCGACACTATTAACCAGCATTGGTTGCAGGTGAGTGCCCCTAACCTACTCAAACCGGACGCAGATAAACTGCCGCTTGAGCTGATTTCGTTAACTGACAGCCCTTTCGACTTACGCGGCCCCAAGAAAATCGAACCGTTATTGCAGCAACATCCAGACGGTATTGATCACTGTTATGTATTGGATTGCGCTGCCAACGGCTTACAAAAAGCCGCGCAATTGATGGCACCAAAATCCGGCAGACGCCTCACCCTGCATACCAACCAACCGGGATTGCAGGTCTACACAGGCAACTATATTGAAGGGATTATTGGTCGTAAACAACAGCCATTACGAGCTCATCAAGCCCTGTGTCTAGAGCCGCAAATGTTGCCTGATGCGCCCAATCAACCGCAGCTTGGCGATCCGTGGATAACACCGGGTAAGTTGTATCACCATATCAGCCGCTACGAATTTGATACCATTAACTGA
- a CDS encoding DUF2391 family protein, with amino-acid sequence MNIHFNSEDAGQIVIGAFALSVPIAFSEESWHLAQTLPLSNMLLVVGLSLGFIALFAYQSVFQADVERRVGVFCLRVAIAYLLTLVVVSIVLIALDKWPMWHQPILALKRTLLIAMPASMGAIIVDSFDKE; translated from the coding sequence ATGAACATTCATTTCAACAGTGAAGATGCAGGCCAGATCGTGATTGGTGCCTTTGCGTTATCGGTACCGATCGCCTTTTCGGAAGAGTCTTGGCATTTGGCGCAAACCCTGCCATTAAGCAACATGCTACTGGTGGTGGGTTTGAGTTTGGGCTTTATTGCGTTGTTTGCCTATCAGAGTGTGTTTCAAGCGGACGTTGAGCGCAGAGTTGGGGTGTTTTGCTTGCGGGTTGCCATTGCCTATCTACTGACGCTGGTAGTGGTCAGCATCGTATTGATTGCGCTGGATAAATGGCCAATGTGGCATCAGCCGATTTTAGCACTAAAGCGGACACTTCTGATTGCCATGCCCGCTTCTATGGGTGCGATTATCGTGGATAGCTTCGATAAAGAGTAA
- a CDS encoding NAD(P)H-quinone oxidoreductase, with amino-acid sequence MRCQQIIFEQPGAPEVMKLGSGEVAVPSAGQVLIKVAAAGVNGPDLFQRQGSYPPPPDASPILGLEVAGEIAAVAEGETRWQVGDNVCALVPGGGYSEYVLTWASHCLPVPQGWQMTEAAALPETFFTVWHNMFMRGGLTAGETVLIQGGGGGIGSTAIMLAKAFGARVITTCSTSKIPFCQQLGADLVVDYRSDDFVEAAKTFTQDQGVQLVLDMVGGDYINRHLKLLSMDGRMVSIAARQARMAEVDVFMLMMKRIVWSGSTLRPQSVQQKAAIAEQLAQQVWPLLNQGLLKPHLHAVLPLAEAATAHQLLEAGQHHGKVVLRLAN; translated from the coding sequence ATGCGTTGCCAACAGATTATATTTGAACAGCCCGGTGCACCCGAAGTGATGAAGCTCGGTAGCGGCGAAGTCGCAGTGCCGAGCGCAGGGCAAGTATTGATTAAAGTCGCTGCGGCGGGGGTGAATGGCCCTGATCTCTTTCAGCGCCAAGGCAGTTATCCGCCACCGCCAGATGCGTCACCCATTCTTGGGTTGGAGGTGGCAGGTGAAATCGCCGCGGTTGCCGAAGGCGAAACTCGCTGGCAAGTGGGCGATAACGTGTGTGCCTTAGTCCCCGGTGGTGGCTACAGCGAATACGTGCTGACGTGGGCGAGCCACTGTTTACCCGTACCGCAAGGCTGGCAAATGACCGAGGCTGCGGCCCTGCCGGAAACCTTTTTTACTGTGTGGCATAACATGTTTATGCGTGGTGGCCTGACGGCTGGCGAAACTGTGCTCATTCAGGGTGGAGGCGGTGGCATTGGCTCCACCGCCATCATGCTGGCAAAAGCCTTTGGTGCACGGGTGATCACCACCTGTAGCACCAGCAAAATCCCTTTCTGCCAGCAATTGGGGGCAGATCTGGTGGTTGATTATCGCAGTGATGATTTTGTCGAGGCGGCTAAAACCTTTACTCAAGACCAAGGGGTGCAGTTGGTGCTGGATATGGTGGGTGGTGATTACATCAATCGTCATCTAAAGTTGCTAAGTATGGATGGCCGTATGGTGTCGATTGCGGCGCGGCAGGCACGCATGGCTGAGGTTGATGTGTTTATGCTGATGATGAAACGCATCGTTTGGAGCGGTTCAACCTTAAGACCGCAGAGCGTGCAGCAAAAAGCGGCTATTGCGGAACAGTTAGCGCAACAGGTTTGGCCACTGCTCAATCAAGGCTTGTTAAAACCGCACCTGCATGCGGTGTTGCCATTGGCTGAAGCGGCCACGGCCCATCAGTTACTGGAGGCTGGGCAACATCATGGCAAGGTGGTGTTGCGCCTAGCAAACTGA
- the fdhD gene encoding formate dehydrogenase accessory sulfurtransferase FdhD, translated as MFELSNDIIIAKSVTLVEQGAISQLTDNLANEVRIALVYNGISHTVMLASPQDIEAFAIGFTISERIVSNINEIKGVDLEYVENGIIVHIEITQRCFMVLKEQRRSMAGRTGCGLCGVSQLEEAVKPIKRVDDSVMFNLELLPKILAEIKDRQQNFELTGATHAAIGINKNGEVIHTYEDIGRHIALDKLIGAFSQRNAEKPAAVLLTSRASFEMVQKAASAGVEIMFAISAVTALAADIAEKSNITLVGFCRQGRATIYSHPHRLLSNAQPVALKSKAS; from the coding sequence ATGTTTGAATTATCTAACGATATTATTATCGCCAAAAGCGTCACCCTCGTTGAGCAAGGTGCTATTTCACAGTTAACCGATAACCTTGCCAATGAAGTCCGTATTGCCCTTGTTTACAACGGTATTTCCCATACGGTGATGTTGGCGTCGCCTCAGGATATCGAAGCCTTTGCTATCGGTTTTACAATTTCGGAAAGGATCGTATCAAACATAAATGAAATCAAAGGTGTAGATTTAGAGTATGTGGAGAATGGCATTATCGTCCACATCGAAATTACTCAGCGTTGTTTTATGGTACTCAAAGAGCAACGCCGCAGTATGGCTGGACGAACTGGCTGCGGGCTTTGCGGTGTATCGCAACTCGAAGAGGCGGTAAAACCGATAAAACGGGTGGATGATAGCGTGATGTTTAATTTGGAATTACTGCCGAAAATTTTAGCGGAAATAAAAGATCGTCAGCAGAATTTTGAATTAACTGGGGCAACTCATGCGGCCATCGGAATTAATAAAAACGGCGAAGTGATTCATACCTATGAAGATATTGGCCGTCATATTGCGCTGGATAAATTAATCGGCGCATTTTCACAACGAAACGCAGAAAAGCCCGCCGCCGTGTTGCTCACCAGTCGCGCCAGCTTTGAAATGGTGCAAAAAGCGGCCAGTGCAGGGGTGGAGATTATGTTTGCCATTTCCGCCGTCACCGCGCTCGCGGCTGATATCGCTGAAAAGAGCAATATCACGCTGGTGGGCTTCTGCCGCCAGGGGCGGGCAACCATCTATTCTCATCCGCATCGCTTGTTAAGCAACGCCCAGCCAGTGGCGTTAAAAAGCAAAGCCAGTTAA
- the selA gene encoding L-seryl-tRNA(Sec) selenium transferase encodes MTQVFDSPENLYRALPSMDSLLLADAAQALKQHYGKTELKNAINQLLQQARSNIAAEGRLPVWLNSHDTMFNHLALQLQQQHQLSLRPVHNLTGTLLHTNLGRSQQSEAAIAAVTQVMRYPTPLEFELEAGKRGHRDNAVSKLIHRLTGAEACCVVNNNAAAVLLMLASVCAGKEVIVSRGELVEIGGAFRIPDIMRQAGCTLVEVGATNRTHLRDYENAINDNTGAIMKVHTSNYHIQGFTAAVDEATLGQLCRERGIPLISDLGSGALTDLRRFGLKQEPMPQQMLADGVDLVSFSGDKLLGGPQSGLIVGKQALINKLQSHPLKRALRCDKLILAALEATLLHYLNPETLDAALPIMAKFARTQAELEQQAARFIAQLAPAYTEQFSLTAIKCQTQVGSGSQPDTHLDSVALAFSPKAGTLQQLEQHFKAHTQPVIGRIANDQLLLDLRGADDFELLLQALAELGASL; translated from the coding sequence ATGACCCAAGTATTTGACTCACCCGAAAATCTCTATCGTGCCTTGCCGTCAATGGATAGCCTGCTGCTGGCCGACGCCGCACAAGCATTGAAGCAACACTATGGTAAAACTGAGTTAAAAAATGCCATTAATCAATTGCTGCAACAGGCTCGCAGCAACATTGCGGCTGAGGGGCGTTTACCTGTTTGGCTCAATTCGCACGACACAATGTTCAATCATCTGGCGTTACAGCTGCAGCAGCAACATCAGCTCAGTTTGCGCCCGGTCCACAATCTTACCGGCACTCTGCTACATACCAATCTTGGCCGTTCGCAGCAGTCTGAAGCCGCTATCGCCGCGGTTACCCAAGTGATGCGTTATCCCACGCCGTTGGAATTTGAGTTGGAAGCCGGTAAACGTGGTCATCGCGACAATGCGGTGAGCAAGTTGATCCATCGGCTCACAGGCGCGGAAGCCTGTTGTGTGGTGAATAATAATGCTGCCGCAGTATTGCTGATGTTGGCCTCGGTTTGTGCGGGTAAAGAGGTGATTGTGTCTCGCGGTGAGTTGGTGGAAATTGGCGGGGCATTTCGAATCCCCGACATCATGCGCCAAGCGGGCTGTACCTTGGTGGAAGTGGGCGCCACCAATCGAACCCATCTGCGCGACTATGAGAACGCCATCAATGACAATACCGGCGCCATCATGAAGGTGCACACCAGTAACTATCATATTCAAGGGTTTACCGCCGCTGTTGATGAAGCCACCTTAGGTCAACTGTGCCGCGAGCGCGGTATTCCATTGATTTCCGATCTCGGCAGCGGTGCGCTGACCGATCTGCGCCGTTTTGGTTTAAAGCAAGAGCCCATGCCGCAACAGATGCTGGCGGATGGCGTTGATTTGGTCAGTTTTTCTGGCGACAAGCTGCTCGGTGGGCCGCAGTCGGGCTTAATTGTTGGCAAACAAGCGCTGATCAATAAGCTGCAATCGCATCCGCTGAAACGGGCGTTGCGTTGCGACAAGCTGATCCTCGCCGCACTCGAAGCTACTTTACTGCATTACCTGAATCCAGAAACCTTAGACGCAGCACTGCCAATTATGGCGAAGTTTGCCCGCACTCAGGCCGAGCTTGAACAGCAAGCTGCTCGTTTCATTGCCCAGTTGGCGCCCGCGTATACCGAGCAGTTTTCGCTGACGGCGATAAAATGCCAAACCCAAGTGGGCAGCGGCTCGCAACCTGATACTCATCTTGATTCTGTCGCCCTAGCGTTTAGCCCTAAAGCGGGTACGTTGCAGCAACTGGAACAACATTTTAAGGCACACACTCAGCCGGTGATTGGCCGGATTGCCAATGATCAGTTGTTACTCGATTTGCGTGGCGCTGATGATTTTGAGCTGCTACTGCAAGCCCTTGCGGAGTTAGGGGCGAGTTTATGA
- a CDS encoding glycoside hydrolase family 43 protein, translated as MPTLSPRFSLALALVPALLLTPLAHANDNLNIDNPIVTQQADPFIYRDPDTGCYDFIATSPKFDQLEIRQACQLNDLKIAEPKVVWRKNDSGPMSDTIWAPELHRIDGVWYIYVAAGIANKPGNIRMYVLSNPSKDPTQGKWKEEGRIQTPWDSFSLDATTFEHKGKRYLLWAQQDKARSYNSALWIAEMDTPTSITGPVVKLTEPELDWEIQGYKVNEGPAVIERHGRVFVTYSASATDERYAMGLLWADADSDLLNSSSWQKSPKPVFTTNAEVGRYGPGHNSFVLAEDGKTDLMIYHSRNYQQLRGNPLTDPNRHARARALYWDANGFPVFHQEQGD; from the coding sequence ATGCCGACCCTTAGCCCGCGATTTTCACTCGCCTTGGCGCTCGTTCCCGCGCTTTTATTGACCCCACTGGCGCATGCCAATGACAACCTGAATATTGATAACCCTATTGTCACCCAGCAGGCTGATCCGTTTATCTATCGCGATCCCGATACAGGTTGCTATGACTTTATCGCAACATCGCCTAAGTTTGATCAGCTAGAGATCCGCCAAGCTTGCCAACTGAACGATCTGAAAATCGCCGAGCCGAAAGTGGTGTGGCGCAAAAACGATAGCGGCCCAATGAGCGACACCATATGGGCGCCAGAGCTGCACCGCATTGATGGCGTATGGTACATCTATGTGGCCGCAGGCATTGCCAACAAGCCGGGCAATATTCGTATGTATGTACTGTCGAACCCCAGCAAAGACCCAACGCAGGGAAAATGGAAAGAGGAAGGCCGTATTCAAACGCCGTGGGACAGTTTCTCGCTCGATGCCACTACCTTTGAGCATAAAGGCAAACGCTATCTATTATGGGCACAGCAAGATAAAGCCCGCAGCTACAACTCAGCGTTGTGGATTGCCGAAATGGACACGCCCACCAGCATCACCGGCCCAGTGGTTAAGTTGACTGAACCTGAATTAGATTGGGAAATACAAGGTTATAAAGTGAATGAAGGACCTGCCGTGATAGAACGTCATGGCCGTGTGTTTGTGACCTATTCCGCCAGCGCCACCGATGAACGCTATGCCATGGGCTTGTTGTGGGCCGATGCTGACAGCGATCTCCTCAACAGCAGCAGTTGGCAAAAGAGCCCCAAACCTGTGTTTACCACCAACGCAGAGGTTGGTCGCTATGGCCCTGGCCACAACAGCTTTGTACTGGCTGAAGATGGCAAAACTGATTTGATGATTTACCACAGCCGCAACTATCAACAACTGCGCGGTAATCCATTGACCGACCCTAACCGCCACGCTCGAGCGCGCGCCCTTTATTGGGATGCCAATGGTTTTCCAGTGTTTCATCAAGAGCAAGGTGACTAA
- a CDS encoding helix-turn-helix domain-containing protein — MCSQTMFPQYSKSVVKYHINKLFEMGYSRSQIGQYCNMNIDRLLTDDGYFQSKIPDLYKIIKLLHESDYHKQHEILDMLEMANKPSLFSAYLLNSKNAVDLLKKLCQFTDATYQGTEVEFIDTENYVELKITQHPLEASFSTTQGFLFFVCIKIETLLQKNDVIAEVGSNSETLPDIGRFSQYVKTQLRFNQAYSYIRLDKETALQSVLTYNPRITEYLENEFLAEFPKLNRNHDIKELIIEDMLQAIQAGNLHRIFNIDYVCSRYGLSRTTLYRRLQDAETSFSEITQELRQSESKKLLISSFLSLNEISERLGYANLSAFNRAFKRWYGVSPATYRKSH, encoded by the coding sequence ATGTGTTCACAAACCATGTTTCCACAATATTCAAAGTCAGTCGTCAAATACCATATCAACAAGCTGTTTGAGATGGGCTACAGTCGCAGCCAGATTGGCCAATACTGCAACATGAACATCGACCGCTTACTGACCGATGACGGCTACTTTCAGAGTAAAATCCCCGACTTATACAAGATCATCAAACTGCTGCATGAAAGCGACTACCACAAGCAGCATGAAATTCTCGATATGCTGGAGATGGCCAATAAACCATCTTTATTCAGTGCCTATTTACTCAATAGTAAAAACGCCGTCGATTTATTAAAAAAGTTATGCCAATTCACCGATGCCACTTATCAAGGCACTGAAGTTGAATTTATTGATACCGAAAACTATGTGGAACTCAAAATAACCCAACATCCACTCGAAGCCAGTTTTAGTACCACTCAAGGCTTTTTATTTTTTGTTTGCATCAAAATTGAAACTTTATTACAAAAAAACGATGTTATTGCCGAAGTGGGCAGTAATTCAGAAACCTTGCCTGATATTGGCCGGTTTAGCCAGTATGTGAAAACCCAATTACGTTTTAATCAGGCCTATTCCTATATTCGTCTCGATAAAGAAACCGCCTTGCAGTCAGTATTGACCTACAATCCAAGAATCACCGAATACCTTGAGAATGAGTTCCTTGCAGAATTTCCAAAACTAAATAGAAATCATGATATTAAAGAATTAATTATTGAGGATATGCTGCAAGCCATTCAAGCAGGGAACCTGCATCGTATCTTTAATATCGACTATGTTTGTAGCCGCTACGGCCTAAGCCGCACCACCTTATATCGCCGTTTACAAGATGCTGAGACCAGCTTCAGTGAAATAACCCAAGAACTACGTCAATCCGAATCTAAAAAATTACTTATTTCGTCATTTTTGTCATTAAATGAGATTAGCGAACGTTTGGGGTATGCTAATTTGTCGGCATTTAACCGCGCCTTTAAACGTTGGTATGGTGTTTCTCCGGCGACATATCGAAAATCCCATTAA
- a CDS encoding glycoside hydrolase family 3 C-terminal domain-containing protein: MKSFKRTKLSQLIQLAPFMVLLSACGGGDNTPASNNSSTTPIVSNVIAPGMAVSDAEADRRAKSLLNQLTLDQKISLVHGHGSPVGQLGYIGLNYPAVPGAMDKAVGFIPGVAALGIPDNNMVDGSSGVTAEGLQATSLPATVGMAATWSPDLLYQYGKRIGAEARVLGFTTVLGGGINLIRDPRTGRGFEYMGEDPILAGELAAERTIGVQENKMQSTIKHFAFNNMETNRMVQNSIIDEQTMRETELLGFEIAITKGHPSYIMCAFNQVNGEYSCENDYLLNQVLKTEWGFKGMVMSDWGAQSSTVKAALNGLDEEQPGQEAQDTDIPQFMALYMGGPWFIDNLATAVKADEVPMSRLDDMVYRKLRSLIAVGLMDAPPQTPSAINESAGNADAKRFADASMVLMKNDAPAHVAESTPVLPLDKNSVQSIVVVGGYADSGVLSGGGSGGAAPLIENQIDKCGQLPISPYPTCPNYIGDTPLDSLKHEYPNAVISYFDGNDATAAAAAAADADATIIFAAAWFNEGVDNPDMKLASPENNDSGVYTYDQDQLISTVAARAKRSIVVLETGQAVLMPWVDEVDAILNAWYPGVKGAETIADIISGDVNPSGKLPITFPKSEQDIVMPSLPTNLGAFLGAGAMIKSLENTVRNIVTGILGPGVYDALRQVPYTEQLAWNGYKWMDKNNIEPLFAFGHGLSYSTFVYSQGEAKALPNGDVQVTLQIDNNSNRAGTEIAQVYVSLPADVPGNEQPPKRLAGWSRVDFEAQELKTVTVDIPRKYFSTWDSVNDKWIVTPGAYTFTVSDSAAVDKSSNTLVTELNIQ, translated from the coding sequence ATGAAATCCTTTAAAAGAACCAAATTAAGCCAACTTATTCAGCTCGCGCCATTTATGGTGCTGCTTTCAGCCTGCGGTGGCGGTGACAACACCCCAGCAAGCAACAACTCATCCACAACACCTATCGTCAGCAATGTGATTGCGCCGGGTATGGCGGTTTCTGATGCAGAAGCTGACCGTCGTGCTAAGTCACTACTGAACCAACTGACACTTGACCAAAAAATCAGTTTGGTACACGGCCACGGCTCGCCAGTGGGTCAGCTCGGTTATATCGGCCTGAACTACCCTGCAGTACCGGGCGCGATGGACAAAGCCGTCGGCTTTATTCCCGGTGTGGCGGCCCTCGGTATTCCTGATAACAACATGGTAGACGGTTCTAGCGGTGTGACCGCGGAAGGTCTACAAGCCACCTCTTTGCCTGCAACCGTGGGTATGGCGGCAACTTGGTCGCCAGATTTGCTGTATCAATACGGTAAACGCATTGGTGCAGAAGCGCGGGTGCTCGGCTTTACCACCGTACTGGGTGGTGGCATTAACTTGATCCGCGATCCAAGAACTGGCCGTGGTTTTGAGTACATGGGTGAAGATCCAATTCTTGCCGGTGAACTGGCCGCAGAGCGGACCATCGGCGTGCAAGAAAACAAAATGCAATCAACCATTAAGCATTTTGCCTTCAACAACATGGAAACCAACCGCATGGTGCAAAACTCGATTATCGATGAGCAAACCATGCGTGAAACAGAGTTATTAGGCTTTGAAATTGCCATTACCAAAGGTCATCCGTCTTACATCATGTGCGCCTTCAACCAAGTGAACGGCGAATACTCCTGTGAGAACGATTACCTGCTGAACCAAGTGCTGAAAACCGAATGGGGTTTCAAAGGCATGGTGATGTCAGATTGGGGCGCCCAATCGAGCACAGTCAAAGCCGCGTTGAATGGTTTAGATGAAGAGCAACCCGGCCAAGAAGCCCAAGATACTGATATTCCGCAGTTCATGGCCTTGTACATGGGAGGCCCTTGGTTTATCGATAATTTGGCAACAGCGGTAAAAGCCGATGAAGTGCCAATGAGCCGTTTGGATGACATGGTCTACCGCAAACTGCGCAGCTTGATTGCCGTAGGTTTGATGGATGCACCACCACAAACACCAAGCGCGATCAATGAATCTGCCGGTAACGCCGATGCCAAACGTTTTGCTGATGCCAGTATGGTGCTGATGAAAAACGATGCCCCTGCCCACGTAGCAGAAAGCACACCTGTGCTGCCACTGGATAAAAACAGTGTGCAATCAATCGTTGTGGTCGGCGGCTATGCTGACAGCGGTGTGTTGTCAGGCGGTGGTTCAGGTGGTGCAGCACCGCTGATCGAAAACCAGATCGATAAGTGTGGTCAGTTGCCAATTTCACCGTACCCAACCTGTCCAAACTATATTGGCGATACGCCACTGGATTCGCTGAAGCACGAATATCCAAACGCAGTTATCAGCTATTTTGATGGCAATGACGCCACTGCAGCCGCAGCCGCGGCTGCAGATGCTGACGCCACCATCATTTTTGCCGCTGCTTGGTTCAACGAAGGGGTAGATAACCCGGATATGAAACTGGCGTCACCAGAAAATAATGATTCTGGCGTGTATACCTATGACCAAGACCAACTGATCAGCACTGTTGCTGCCCGAGCTAAACGTTCCATCGTGGTGCTGGAAACCGGCCAAGCTGTGCTGATGCCATGGGTAGATGAAGTCGATGCAATTCTCAACGCTTGGTATCCAGGCGTAAAAGGCGCGGAAACCATCGCCGATATTATCTCGGGTGATGTAAACCCTTCTGGAAAGTTGCCTATTACTTTCCCGAAATCAGAGCAAGACATCGTGATGCCGTCATTGCCAACCAACCTTGGCGCCTTCTTGGGCGCAGGTGCAATGATTAAGAGTCTTGAAAACACCGTCCGCAATATCGTGACCGGTATCTTAGGCCCTGGCGTGTATGACGCCCTGCGCCAAGTACCTTACACCGAGCAACTCGCGTGGAACGGTTACAAGTGGATGGACAAAAACAACATCGAACCTTTGTTCGCCTTCGGTCATGGTTTGTCTTACTCCACCTTCGTTTATAGCCAAGGTGAAGCAAAAGCACTGCCCAATGGTGATGTTCAAGTGACCTTGCAAATCGACAACAACAGCAACCGCGCCGGTACTGAAATCGCGCAGGTGTATGTGTCTTTACCAGCAGATGTACCGGGCAACGAACAGCCACCAAAACGCCTTGCTGGCTGGTCACGAGTTGATTTTGAAGCACAAGAGTTGAAAACGGTCACCGTTGATATCCCACGCAAATACTTCAGTACATGGGATAGCGTCAATGACAAGTGGATTGTGACGCCGGGCGCGTACACCTTCACCGTTTCTGACAGTGCAGCGGTTGATAAATCAAGCAACACCTTGGTCACCGAATTAAACATCCAATAA
- a CDS encoding porin, producing MKTFYTLIAAAVTCSLAQTAAAVEFSYEGITFSPYARVVGGISYVNNGYEAGESGSKFEVASNQWGTSYIGSAVTVDIDEDFKAIANIETGFGTLNGETNNEDSLFNRQANVGVWHKDFGQLSFGTHLALSQDIIDMDPMSFQSMGINTLVNGVNDVFAENSVIYRSPTLYGFELGLMKKFGGEVSDSDRHSGSAASLSYEYEDFKIRAIYQEMTDEFGRYTGGEYYGLGTQGQWLYAKSSTVAASYQLNNAKLMAGYQQVKAPDAGHLLSYVFDDKAEMMWAGVNYAFSKKLVGNAGYYHLNQSFSDKTSNLYTVGVNYLVNNHITFYATVGYVDNNEVDATLVSDVGANNHALSYTEVACNSSGNCNGVSQSGIYTGVVLKL from the coding sequence ATGAAAACTTTTTATACACTGATTGCAGCTGCTGTTACCTGTTCTCTGGCTCAAACTGCTGCTGCAGTTGAATTCAGCTACGAAGGCATTACCTTTTCGCCATACGCTCGCGTTGTGGGTGGCATTAGCTACGTCAACAATGGTTATGAAGCTGGCGAATCAGGCAGCAAGTTTGAAGTGGCATCCAACCAATGGGGTACTTCATATATTGGTTCTGCAGTCACCGTCGACATCGATGAAGATTTCAAAGCCATCGCTAACATTGAAACCGGCTTTGGCACGCTGAACGGTGAAACTAACAATGAAGATTCGCTGTTTAACCGCCAAGCCAACGTCGGTGTATGGCACAAAGACTTCGGTCAATTGAGCTTTGGTACCCACTTGGCACTAAGCCAAGACATCATCGACATGGACCCAATGAGCTTCCAATCAATGGGAATCAACACCTTAGTGAACGGTGTAAACGATGTGTTTGCTGAAAACTCAGTTATTTACCGCAGTCCAACACTGTACGGTTTTGAATTGGGTCTGATGAAGAAGTTTGGCGGTGAAGTTTCTGACTCAGATCGTCACAGCGGTTCTGCGGCCTCTTTGAGCTATGAATACGAAGACTTCAAAATTCGCGCAATCTACCAAGAAATGACCGACGAATTTGGCCGTTACACTGGCGGCGAATACTATGGTCTGGGCACCCAAGGTCAATGGCTGTACGCCAAATCAAGCACAGTGGCTGCGTCTTACCAATTGAACAATGCCAAGCTGATGGCAGGCTATCAACAAGTGAAAGCCCCTGATGCTGGTCACCTTTTGAGCTATGTGTTCGATGACAAAGCAGAAATGATGTGGGCCGGTGTGAACTACGCTTTCAGCAAAAAATTGGTGGGTAACGCAGGTTACTATCACTTGAATCAATCCTTCAGTGACAAGACCTCAAACCTGTACACTGTTGGCGTTAACTACTTAGTAAACAATCACATCACCTTCTACGCAACTGTGGGTTATGTGGACAACAATGAAGTAGATGCCACCCTGGTAAGCGATGTTGGTGCCAACAACCACGCGCTGTCGTACACAGAAGTTGCCTGCAACAGCAGTGGTAATTGTAACGGTGTAAGCCAAAGCGGTATTTACACCGGTGTGGTTCTTAAGCTCTAA